GCACCCCCGCATTGGCGCGGATATCCTGGCCGATATTCCCTTTCCCTGGCCCGTGCTGCCCGGCGTAAAGTACCACCATGAGAAGTGGAACGGCATGGGCTACCCCGAGGGCCTCAAGGGCGAGGAGATTCCCTTCCAGGCGCGCATCCTCGCGGTGGCGGATGTCTACGATGCCCTGACCTCGAACCGCTCCTACCGCGGGGCCTGGGAGCATAGCCGCGCGGTCAAGACCATCCGCGAGGACTCGGGGATCCACTTTGACCCGGTCGTGGTCGAGGCGTTTCTGGCCGTGATCGATGGCGTGGTCGAGGAGATGGCGAGCCGTGGGGAGGGGCCCCTGGCACCAAAGACCAAGCAGGTGGCTGTCGAGACAAGCCACACCCAGCGCGCCGTGCGCGACATCCAGCGGGCATCATCGGAGCTCTGGGCACTCTACGAAGTGGCGCAGACGCTCTCGTCGAGTATTGGCCTGGAGGAGACCCTCGATATCCTGGCGCGCAAGCTTGAGGCGATTATTCCCAATGTGGGCTGTGTGTTCTTGATGCGTGAGTCGGAGGGGAGCCTCTTCGAGGTACGGGCGGCGGTGGGGATCAACCGGGAGTTCTTCCTGAAGGCGCGCACCAGCTCGGAGACAAGCCTCTCACAGCAGGTAGCGCTGACCGGCAAGACCTACTGTGGGGAGTACGAGCGCGACGATATCCTCGTGCAGAGCTCTCCTGGGGCGCAGTGGATCGAGCTGGGCTCGATGATGGTGGTGCCGATAATCCACCAGGCACAGACCCTGGGCACCATCAATCTCTACCACCCTGATGCCCATGCCTTCAGCACCCACGACCAGCACCTCCTAGAGACGATCGCCGCGCGTGCAGCGCTGGCGCTCTACAACGGGCTGCTCTTTGAGCGCACGCGCAACCACGCCCACACCGACCCGCTCACGGGGCTTTATAACATTCGCTATGTCACGCAAACCGTCGAGGAGCTCTGTGAGCGAGCTAGCTCCCAGGAGCGCTTTAGCTTGATCTGTGTGGATCTAGATAGCTTTAAGCCCATCAACGACCTCTATGGTCACCAAGAAGGCGACCGGGTCCTGCGTGACCTCGCCGAGCTCTTGAGGGAGGCAGTTGCGGAGTCGGATATCGTCGCACGCTACGGTGGCGATGAGTTCTTGATTGTCTGCCAAGGGGCACCCTCACGCCAGGTGGAGCGGCTGGCACAGAAGATTCGTGAGACCGTCCAGGGCTACCAGACCTGTCTGTTGCACCCCAAGCTCGGCCAGCTACGGCTCGGGGCGAGTGTGGGGGTGGCTACCTTCCCCGACGACGGCAGCGACTGGCCGTCACTGCTCTCCGTGGCCGACCAGCAGATGTACCAAGACAAGGCCGAGCGCAAGCTGGGGCGGCTGATCGAGACCGAGCCGGGGCGGGTCCTCGCCGAGGCGGCCTGAGGCTCACTCTCCGATGTAGCGGACCACCAAGAGCGCCAGGTAGTAGTAGGCGATGGGGGCGGTAAACAGAAGCGAGTCGAACCGGTCCAGGAGCCCCCCGTGGCCGGGCATGATCCCCCCGAAGTCCTTGATTCCTAGATCGCGCTTGATCGCCGACTCACAGAGATCACCGACTTGCCCCAAGGCTCCGAGAATTGGCCCGAGGATCAGGCAGTGGTACCACGGCAGGTGCGCCCACGCCCCCCAGAGCAGGGAGGTGACGGTCGCGGTGATAAGACCCCCGATGGCCCCCACGACTGTCTTGTTGGGCGAGAGCGAGGGGGCGAGCTTGCGGCTGTTCTTGCCAAAGCGCACCCCAAAGGCATAGGCTCCCGTGTCGGTCATCCAGGTGACCGCCAGGACATAGAGCGTGAGCCAGGCACCGTAGCCGACCCGTGGCCCGTGGCCCCAGGGCAGGGGAATCTCGATGCTCTTGCCGGGCAGGAGAGAGCGCAGGAAGATGAGGTACGAGAGGAGCCAGCCGACATAGGCGACCCCAAAAAGCGTCACCCCCAGGTTGGCCACCGGCTCCGACTCCCGGCGTAGCACCTGGTTGATCAGGGTCATGATGGTCAGCACGACCAGCATCACGGGCAGAAAGTCGACCAGGCGGCCCCGGCTGACATTCCAGGCGGCGAACTGTAGCACCACGACCCCGATATAGGCCAGGCGCTCGTTGGGGCGGAAGCGGTGCTTGAGCGCACGGAAGTACTCCCCGGCACAGATCAGGGCGATCAGCGCCACCCCGAGCGTGAAGACAATCCCCGGAAAGCGCTCCGGCCAGACCTCGACAAAGATCAGGGCCAGGATCAGGGGAATCCCAATGAAGGCCGAGAGCAGGCGCAGGGGCAGGCCCGGCGGCATGGCATCGCGGACGGCCTTGGTGCGCTCCTCCGCCTCTTGGGCGACCTCGCGGGCGAGCTTGGCGGCGCGCTCCTGGGCCTCACGCATCTGCTCCTGCGCCAGCCGGAAGCGGTCTTGGGCATCGCGGATTGGGTCGCTCATGAGGCGGCGAGCCTCTTCAAGTAGAGCCACTCCTCGTGGGTGTCGAGGTCGCAGGCGAGGTGCGGATGGGCATCGGGGACCACGCGGCAGCGGCAGCCGGTGAGCGCGGTCGCCCGTGCCTCCGCCGCCGCGACCGTGAGCTGGCCCGTGGCAAACTTCAGGGCAAAGCCTAGGCCGAGCAGGCGTGCCATTTCCCACTGGCTCTTACGGGCGTTGAAGGCGCGCTCGAGCAGGGCGCGGTTTCGGGCGATCGCCGCGGGGCGCATCAGAAACACCGAGCCGCCTGTGAGCTCGCCGTCGCGCAGCTTGGTCCAGGCACCCGGCGTGCCGGGAAAGCGTGCCTCGTAGCGCTGGCGGTCGGTGATCGGGAAGATGAGGTCGGCGTCGCTGGGGGCGTTCTCCACCAGCCAGCGCACCGACTCCGCACAGAGAAAGGGGAGATCGGAGGCCGCGAAGAGGGCAAACCCCTCGCCCGCATCGACCGCGCTCAGGCCACGGCTCAGGTTCTCGATCCCGCTCTCGCCCTCGTCGAGCAGGCGCGCGGAGCCCGTGTGTTCTCGCAGGACAGCCGGCCCTACGACGACCGTCTCCCGCACCACCCCCGAGCCTTCCAGCGCTCCGAGCACGCGTCGCAGGAGCGGAGTTCCCTCAAAAGGGATCAGTGCCTTCACCGAGTGCCCCGTCGCCTCCGCCAGCGCCCCCTCCAGCCGTCCCCCCGCTGTCACGACCGCCGGGATCACCGAACCAGCACTTTCAGCTCACGGGGGCGCACCTCGATCGTCATGGGGGTCAGCCCGCGCACCTCCCCGTCGATATTGAGCGGCTGCGGCGGGATGGTCCCCACTTCTAGCTTGCGCACCTGAAGCATCTCCACCGCGGGGTGGTTCAGGTGCTGCCCCGATGCCACGAGCTGGATGACGGGGATGAGCTTTAATTTCGACATCTCCTTGATGATCATCACATCGAGGCGCCCATCATCGACCTCGGCGTGGGGAGCGGCCTCCATCCCCGCGGCGTAGACCTTCCCATTGAGCACCGAGACCATAAACGCCCGCAGCTGCCGCTTCTCGCCATCGTCGGCGGTGATTGTCAGCGCAAAGGGCTTGTACTTGGCCAGGGTCTTGAAGATCGCAAGGCGGAACGCCAGCTGCCCACTGACAAACTTGATGCTGGTGTTCATCGTGTGCATCACCGCCGCATCGAAGCCCGTCCCCGCGTTGTTGATGAACGGAGTGCCATTGATCATCCCCACATCGATCCGCTTAGTCACCCCCCCAAGGATCGTCGCGCAGGCCTCACGGGTCTCCAGGACCAGCTTGAGGTTGCGCGCCATGTCGTTGCCGGTGCCCACGGGGATAATCCCCAGAGTGGCCTCGTGCGGGGAGTCGCCATCGGCCTTGGCCTGCAGAATCCCCCGCATCACATCGCCTACCGTCCCATCGCCCCCAAAGGCAACCACTACCTCGTGCTTCTTCGCACCGGCACGGGCCAGCTCGATCGCATGGCCGGGGCGCTGGGTCGGAACCCACTCAAATGCGGGACCCAGGTGCGCCTGTGCTTCTTCTTTGCGCTTTGCGCCCTGTCCTCGCCCGGCGACCGGGTTGAAGATCACCAAACCGCCCTCGCTGACTAGATGTTCCATGAGGCGATTGTAACGTAGGAACATGCTTTGGGGCAATGGGCTAAAGGTCCTTGTTACGCCTCTGTAACGATTCTTGCGTAAAATAGAGCCAAGGAACAACACCATGAACCGAGCTTTTGGCCTCGTCTTTCTTGCCACTGCCTGCGTTGCCCATGCGCCCGTCTTCGCGCAGACCCGTGATGCGCTTCTTCAGCAAGCCGATGCCCTGACTCAGAAGAAAAGCTGGACGGAGGCGGAGGCGCTCTACCAGAAAGCGATCGCAATCGACTGGAAAGACCCCCTGCCTTGGTCCCAGCGGGCGGCCAGCCGCGAGGCGCAGGGAAACTGGACTGGTGCCATCGACGATAGCTCGGTCGCGCTGGTGCGGCTGGCGATGCAGGGAGCTCCCGTCCAAGCCCGCGCCCTGGTCTATCTCCGTCGCGCGGAGTGCTGGCGCAAGAAGGACGAGCCGCTCCGTGCCTTTGTCGATGCACAGGCCGCGACGACCCTCGACAATAAAAACGCGCGGGCTTGGGCGCTCTGTGCCGATCTTAGCTACCAGCTGGGGGGGCTGGAGCTGGCGAAGACGTTTCTGCAGAAGGCCACGGCGTTGGACGCCGCTCTGACACGCCGCTTCACCGCGGAGGAGGCGCAGGCCAACGCCAAGCGCACCCCGCTCTTTGGGGCCGAGGGCACCGACGAGGCCCTTGCCAAGGCGCTGGCGGCGCACCAGCAAGGGCGTCTGGACGAGGCAAAGGCGGGCTACACCGAGGCGCTGACACGAAACCCGCTCAATGTTACTGCCTGGGCGAACCGGGCGCTCGTGCTCCAAGCACAGAACCACGATACCGAGGCCATCCCCGACCTCTCCACGGCGGTCACGCTGGCCGGGATGAGCGGCGATGCCGAGTTACTGACACGCGCGGTCCTCAACCGCTACGATGCCTACCTGCGGCGGGCACGTGCCTTTGAGCGGGAGACCGACCTGGACTTTGCCGAACTGCTCTGTGGCCAGCTGGAGAAGAAAGATCCAACGGGGACCGAGGTGCCGCTGCTTCGGGTACGTGTCTGCCTGGGGCGTCTTGACCGGGCGGGAGCGATTCAGGCGCTCACCCACCGCGAGACCCTGATTCGCCTCAAAGGCGCGGTCCCCAACCTGCTCGTGCGGGACCAGCGCCTCGCGGAGACCCTGGTGATGCGGGCCAAGCTCTTTCTGCGCGACGACGACCCGCTCAAGGCCTCGGTCGATGCCGTCTTGGCCACCGCCCTCAATCCTGAGAGTGGCGAGGCCTGGCTCGCGCGCGCCGATGCCTACTACGCGCTGGGGCAGCTCGACGATGCCCAGGCGGCTCTCCGTGAGGCCGAGCGCAAGGTGCCCGAGCAGGCAAAAAACCGCCGCTTCGATGCCACAATCGCCGCACTCCATGCCAAGGCGTACCTGCCGATTGCCCACAACGACGATGCAGCGGGGCTGGCACTGGCCACCGACGAGCGTGCCAAGGCTAGCAAGGCGCTTGAGGAGAAACACGACGACGACGCACTGGCACTCTTTGTCCGTGTCTCCCAGCGCCGCCCCGACCAGCTCCCCGGCTGGGAAGGGCGCACGGTGGCGCAGTTCAACCTCAAGCACTACGACAAGGCACTGGGAGATGCCATCCCCCTCGTCAGTATCGCCCTGACCAAGAGCTCGGAGAAGTTCCAGGTCCCGATGCTCCTGCTCCGTGCACGGGTCTACGCCGCGCTAGACCGCTCCCAAGAGGCCCGCGATGACTGCCAGCTCGCGCTGAAGCTCGCCCCCGAGAGCAAAGAGGCCAAGGAGCTAGGGGAGGCGCTGAGGCAAAAGAAATAAGTAGGTTTGTAACGCTGCCGTCACGATTTAACTATAGACTGCTTTTTAGGAAGAAAGCCATGAATCGATTTTCGTATGCTCTGCCTCTTACCGCCGCTCTGATCGGCACCGTTAGCACTCCCACTCCGACCCTTGCCCGCACCCAAGAGAGCCGCCCGGAGCTGATGAAGCGCGCCGAAGCACTCACAAGCGCCAAAGACTGGGCCGCTGCCGAGCCGCTCTACAACAGGGCCATCGCCCTCGATCCCAAGGACCACATGGCCTGGCTGATGCGTGGCTTCGTGCGCTCCCAGAACAGCAACCTCGATGGCGCGATCTCCGACGACACGAGCGGGCTGACGGCGCTTGCCCTGGGGGAGGGGACGGCGCACCTGCGGGCGATTGGCTACACCAACCGCGGCGATGCCTGGCGCTCCAAGAACGAGCCGCTCCGTGCCCTGGTCGATGCCATCGCGGCCTGTGTCTCCGAGGAGGGCTTTGCTGCCGCCTGGTCGTTGCGTGGGGATGCACAGTACCTCCTGGGGAACCTGGAGCAGGCGAAGATCTGCCTGGACAAAGCCCTGGCGCTGGACAAGAGCCGCACCCGCACCTACACTGAAGAAGGAGCACGTAAGAACGCCCAGAGCCACCGCACCATCGATGAGAAGGTCGATATCGAGCCCTTGTTTAAGGAGGCACTGGCTGCGGAGAAGGCAGGCGATACCACGAAGGCCATGGCGGGCTACACCGAGGTCATTGAGATTCG
This genomic interval from Armatimonas rosea contains the following:
- a CDS encoding sensor domain-containing diguanylate cyclase/phosphohydrolase, whose protein sequence is MRNLPRSAQKILWINYILGAAIALRAVVYNAVTPPKIDVELIVYAVFAVLAGSRKVSLMRHKTLADVGSMSLAFVLTFAAMLRFGPQLAIFIGGLSVLSGCLYPKRHPFHQLLFNVFVNTISTGCSGQLYLWINGGQAVTGIEAAPAITAACLAFYLVNTGFVSLILGAVLGQQTTKVWQEKFLWTAPSYFVGALTATLAAVLQQRYLLIVISCGIPVGYLTFRSYKIYSDQAEQMLRGKEELADLYLATIKSLALAIDAKDAYTHQHILRVQHYAMAIARQLGLTGAELEGVNTGALLHDIGKLGVPEYVLLKPGKLTPEEFDKIKQHPRIGADILADIPFPWPVLPGVKYHHEKWNGMGYPEGLKGEEIPFQARILAVADVYDALTSNRSYRGAWEHSRAVKTIREDSGIHFDPVVVEAFLAVIDGVVEEMASRGEGPLAPKTKQVAVETSHTQRAVRDIQRASSELWALYEVAQTLSSSIGLEETLDILARKLEAIIPNVGCVFLMRESEGSLFEVRAAVGINREFFLKARTSSETSLSQQVALTGKTYCGEYERDDILVQSSPGAQWIELGSMMVVPIIHQAQTLGTINLYHPDAHAFSTHDQHLLETIAARAALALYNGLLFERTRNHAHTDPLTGLYNIRYVTQTVEELCERASSQERFSLICVDLDSFKPINDLYGHQEGDRVLRDLAELLREAVAESDIVARYGGDEFLIVCQGAPSRQVERLAQKIRETVQGYQTCLLHPKLGQLRLGASVGVATFPDDGSDWPSLLSVADQQMYQDKAERKLGRLIETEPGRVLAEAA
- a CDS encoding phosphatidate cytidylyltransferase; protein product: MSDPIRDAQDRFRLAQEQMREAQERAAKLAREVAQEAEERTKAVRDAMPPGLPLRLLSAFIGIPLILALIFVEVWPERFPGIVFTLGVALIALICAGEYFRALKHRFRPNERLAYIGVVVLQFAAWNVSRGRLVDFLPVMLVVLTIMTLINQVLRRESEPVANLGVTLFGVAYVGWLLSYLIFLRSLLPGKSIEIPLPWGHGPRVGYGAWLTLYVLAVTWMTDTGAYAFGVRFGKNSRKLAPSLSPNKTVVGAIGGLITATVTSLLWGAWAHLPWYHCLILGPILGALGQVGDLCESAIKRDLGIKDFGGIMPGHGGLLDRFDSLLFTAPIAYYYLALLVVRYIGE
- a CDS encoding NTP transferase domain-containing protein, whose product is MIPAVVTAGGRLEGALAEATGHSVKALIPFEGTPLLRRVLGALEGSGVVRETVVVGPAVLREHTGSARLLDEGESGIENLSRGLSAVDAGEGFALFAASDLPFLCAESVRWLVENAPSDADLIFPITDRQRYEARFPGTPGAWTKLRDGELTGGSVFLMRPAAIARNRALLERAFNARKSQWEMARLLGLGFALKFATGQLTVAAAEARATALTGCRCRVVPDAHPHLACDLDTHEEWLYLKRLAAS
- a CDS encoding diacylglycerol/lipid kinase family protein, whose translation is MEHLVSEGGLVIFNPVAGRGQGAKRKEEAQAHLGPAFEWVPTQRPGHAIELARAGAKKHEVVVAFGGDGTVGDVMRGILQAKADGDSPHEATLGIIPVGTGNDMARNLKLVLETREACATILGGVTKRIDVGMINGTPFINNAGTGFDAAVMHTMNTSIKFVSGQLAFRLAIFKTLAKYKPFALTITADDGEKRQLRAFMVSVLNGKVYAAGMEAAPHAEVDDGRLDVMIIKEMSKLKLIPVIQLVASGQHLNHPAVEMLQVRKLEVGTIPPQPLNIDGEVRGLTPMTIEVRPRELKVLVR
- a CDS encoding tetratricopeptide repeat protein, which produces MNRAFGLVFLATACVAHAPVFAQTRDALLQQADALTQKKSWTEAEALYQKAIAIDWKDPLPWSQRAASREAQGNWTGAIDDSSVALVRLAMQGAPVQARALVYLRRAECWRKKDEPLRAFVDAQAATTLDNKNARAWALCADLSYQLGGLELAKTFLQKATALDAALTRRFTAEEAQANAKRTPLFGAEGTDEALAKALAAHQQGRLDEAKAGYTEALTRNPLNVTAWANRALVLQAQNHDTEAIPDLSTAVTLAGMSGDAELLTRAVLNRYDAYLRRARAFERETDLDFAELLCGQLEKKDPTGTEVPLLRVRVCLGRLDRAGAIQALTHRETLIRLKGAVPNLLVRDQRLAETLVMRAKLFLRDDDPLKASVDAVLATALNPESGEAWLARADAYYALGQLDDAQAALREAERKVPEQAKNRRFDATIAALHAKAYLPIAHNDDAAGLALATDERAKASKALEEKHDDDALALFVRVSQRRPDQLPGWEGRTVAQFNLKHYDKALGDAIPLVSIALTKSSEKFQVPMLLLRARVYAALDRSQEARDDCQLALKLAPESKEAKELGEALRQKK